In the genome of Salmo trutta chromosome 18, fSalTru1.1, whole genome shotgun sequence, one region contains:
- the LOC115152768 gene encoding uncharacterized protein LOC115152768 isoform X1, producing the protein MSRLQFLNVFLTERLTAVATEISAVLEQHLVEYQEEISRSNEENKRLQSLLDLVFSPEIKLHREDSQQLSLPVSEEEVPPEQQHCEQERSPSLGQEDLRTSQEEEQPQGLEPDTKDLLIPACVKSDYEQDPSLPPHLDQTLENRERDSQPTNTTEQIKTEPDGEDYRVSEPTRDSQLLSEAQVKNIEEHADGMERPIPPPFSPDSQQPSLPVSNEEVPPEQQERSPRLGLEDPEPTKQEELWTNQEEQQLESDSRVSEPTRDSQLISAVNPECSAAQSENRVCVDEAVEMLILLFFPPDSQQLSLPVSEEEVPPEQQHCEQESSPSLGQEDPEPTQIKEEQEDLRTSQEEEQPQGLESKIRVSEPTSLCRVSEPTSLCVVSEPTSLCRVSEPTSLCRVSEPTSLCRVSEPTSLCRVSEPTTLCRVSEPTSLCRVSEPTSLCRVSEPTSLCRVSEPTSLCRVSEPTSLCRVSEPTSLCRVLEPTSLCRVSEPTSVANPDCSAAQSEKTEDVDGMERPILPSYPPELPGSEEVPPEQQERSPSLQQEDPEPTKVKDKREEFRTRQEEEQLHIGLSESTSLCRVSEPTLSVANPDCSEAQVENIEEHVDGMERPIPPPFSPDSQQPSFSVSKEEVPPEQQERSPRLGLDDSEPTKQEELWMNQEEQQLESDSRVSEPTRDSQLISAVNPECSAAQSENGQVHQSPSTSSEQDSSNVESNKASHFSTWSDENISVTDSNSSDSSSCTKEDSEARKPAKRTYHSSGVLNEPSDLSNLCDENNPGTEISPSDGNKDMNIQTDSGAHNPAKRICQRVHSVAVARRGSGEMASCSRPKEPGSTPDYTHCLHCQGLYIQKSLWKHVRYCPLNPKAEEPKPGQKMRIQSAMAFKLCPQPDYVSTGLWKIVCGMNSGQVSFVVRNDKCILLMGEELYNKLQPDDRRNKYIQQRMREVARLLITARTCTPLMCFEDLVIPSNLPHVITAVRAVAGYNEENKTYDRPTLAVQMGYNLMNIGSAVESCALKSGRHKVAESAGKFKSFKWNEVLLVGALSTLGEPKNKCAQPTPVAQPTPVAQPTRRTRAQPTRRTRAQPTRRTRAQPTRLTRAQPTRLTGAQPTRLTGAQPTRRTGAQPTRRTGAQPTRRTGAQPTRRTGAQPTRLTGAQPTRRTGAQPTRRTGAQPTRRTGAQPTRRTGAQPTRRTGAQPTRLTGAQPTRLTGAQPTRLTGAQPTRRTGALPTRRTGAQPTRRTGAQPTRLTGTQPTRRTGTQPSRRNAVRLKWIIDEVAAVEKHMMPFLERVAEFLERGTASNASSQNLWRSNAETGQALDYVHNRIKGRQSTAGNSGGSSPDRDSNSGPETGNPTP; encoded by the exons ATGTCACGATTACAGTTCTTGAATGTGTTTCTTACCGAACGACTAACAGCGGTAGCTACGGAGATATCCGCTGTACTTGAACAACATTTAGTCGAGTACCAGGAAGAAATCTCCCGTTCAAATGAGGAGAACAAACGTCTACAGAGCCTGTTGGATTTGGTTTTCAGCCCCGAAATCAAGTTACACCGCGAAG ACTCCCAGCAGCTCTCACTTCCTGTCTCCGAAGAGGAGGTTCCccctgagcagcagcactgtgagcaggagAGGAGCCCCAGTCTGGGACAGGAGGACCTCAGGACCAGTCAAGAGGAAGAGCAGCCTCAAGGGCTGGAACCTGATACCAAAGACCTCTTGATCCCTGCCTGTGTGAAAAGTGACTATGAACAGGACCCATCTCTGCCCCCACATCTTGACCAAACcttggagaacagagagagagactctcaaCCCACCAACACAACTGAACAGATCAAAACAGAACCTGATGGAGAGGACTACAGAGTATCAGAACCAACCAGGGACTCTCAGCTCCTCTCTGAAGCCCAGGTAAAAAACATAGAGGAACATGCTGATGGGATGGAGAGACCtattccccctcccttctctccagaCTCCCAGCAGCCCTCACTCCCTGTCTCTAACGAGGAGGTTCCCCCAGAGCAGCAGGAGAGAAGCCCCAGGCTGGGTCTGGAGGACCCAGAGCCCACAAAACAAGAGGAACTCTGGACGAATCAGGAGGAACAGCAGCTGGAATCTGACAGCAGAGTATCAGAACCAACCAGGGACTCTCAGCTCATCTCTGCAGTAAATCCAGAATGTTCTGCAGCTCAGAGTGAAAACAGAGTATGTGTTGATGAGGCAGTGGAGATGCTTATTCTCCTTTTCTTCCCTCCAGACTCCCAGcagctctctcttcctgtctctgaagaggaggttccccctgaacagcagcactgtgagcaggagAGTAGCCCCAGTCTGGGACAGGAGGACCCAGAGCCcacacagattaaagaggaacaggaggacctcaggaccagtcaggaggaagagcagcctCAAGGTCTGGAGTCTAAAATCAGAGTATCAGAACCAACCAGCCTCTGCAGAGTATCAGAACCAACCAGCCTCTGCGTGGTATCAGAACCAACCAGCCTCTGCAGAGTATCAGAACCAACCAGCCTCTGCAGAGTATCAGAACCAACCAGCCTCTGCAGAGTATCAGAACCAACCAGCCTCTGCAGAGTATCAGAACCAACCACCCTCTGCAGAGTATCAGAACCAACCAGCCTCTGCAGAGTATCAGAACCAACCAGCCTCTGCAGAGTATCAGAACCAACCAGCCTCTGCAGAGTATCAGAACCAACCAGCCTCTGCAGAGTATCAGAACCAACCAGCCTCTGCAGAGTATCAGAACCAACCAGCCTCTGCAGAGTTTTAGAACCAACCAGCCTCTGCAGAGTATCAGAACCAACATCTGTAGCAAATCCAGACTGTTCTGCAGCTCAGAGTGAAAAGACAGAAGACGTTGATGGGATGGAGAGACCCATTCTACCTTCCTACCCTCCAGAACTCCCTGGCTCTGAAGAGGTTCCCCCTGAGCAGCAGGAGAGGAGCCCCAGTCTGCAGCAGGAGGACCCAGAGCCCACAAAGGTTAAAGACAAACGGGAGGAATTCAGGACCaggcaggaggaagagcagcttcacATTGGGCTATCAGAATCAACAAGCCTTTGTAGAGTATCAGAACCAACACTCTCTGTAGCAAATCCAGACTGTTCTGAAGCACAGGTAGAAAACATAGAAGAACATGTTGATGGGATGGAGAGACCcattccccctcccttctctccagaCTCCCAGcagccctctttctctgtctctaaagAGGAGGTTCCCCCAGAGCAGCAGGAGAGAAGCCCCAGGCTGGGTCTGGATGACTCAGAGCCCACAAAACAAGAGGAACTCTGGATGAATCAGGAGGAACAGCAGCTGGAATCTGACAGCAGAGTATCAGAACCAACCAGGGACTCTCAGCTCATCTCTGCAGTAAATCCAGAATGTTCTGCAGCTCAGAGTGAAAACGGTCAAGTTCATCAGAGTCCCAGCACTTCTTCAGAACAA GATTCTAGCAACGTGGAATCAAATAAAGCATCTCATTTCTCTACCTGGAGTGACGAAAACATCTCAGTTACAGACAGCAACTCTTCAGACAGTAGCTCCTGCACTAAAGAAGACTCTGAGGCACGTAAACCAGCAAAGAGAACATACCATTCTAGTGGCGTGCTGAATGAACCATCTGATTTGTCTAACTTATGTGATGAAAACAACCCGGGGACTGAGATCAGCCCTTCAGACGGCAACAAAGACATGAAcatccaaacagactctggggcTCATAATCCAGCTAAGAGGATATGTCAGAGGGTGCATAGTGTTGCGGTAGCAAGACGTGGGAGTGGAGAGATGGCCTCCTGTTCCCGTCCCAAAGAGCCAGGATCCACTCCAGATTACACCCACTGCTTGCACTGTCAAGGTCTGTACATTCAAAAGTCACTATGGAAGCATGTCAGATACTGCCCTCTGAACCCCAAAGCTGAAGAACCAAAACCTGGACAAAAGATGAGGATTCAGTCAGCCATGGCGTTTAAGTTGTGTCCTCAACCCGATTACGTCAGCACAGGTCTTTGGAAGATAGTTTGTGGTATGAACTCCGGCCAAGTTTCATTTGTGGTAAGAAATGACAAATGTATCCTCCTCATGGGAGAAGAGCTGTACAACAAACTACAGCCAGATGACAGAAGAAATAAATACATTCAACAAAGAATGAGAGAGGTGGCAAGACTCCTCATCACGGCCAGGACGTGTACACCTCTGATGTGCTTTGAGGACTTGGTCATACCTAGTAATTTACCTCACGTCATCACGGCAGTGAGAGCTGTTGCTGGCTACAACGAGGAGAACAAAACGTACGACCGTCCGACGCTGGCTGTTCAAATGGGATACAACTTAATGAACATTGGCAGCGCTGTGGAATCCTGTGCACTGAAGTCAGGACGACACAAAGTCGCGGAGTCTGCTGGCAAATTCAAAAGTTTCAAGTGGAATGAGGTTCTTTTGGTTGGAGCACTGTCCACTCTCGGTGAACCCAAAAATAAAT GCGCCCAGCCGACCCCTGTCGCCCAGCCGACCCCTGTCGCCCAACCGACCCGTCGCACACGCGCCCAGCCGACCCGTCGCACACGCGCCCAGCCGACCCGTCGCACACGCGCCCAGCCGACCCGTCTCACACGCGCCCAGCCGACCCGTCTCACAGGCGCCCAGCCGACCCGTCTCACAGGCGCCCAGCCGACCCGTCGCACAGGCGCCCAGCCGACCCGTCGCACAGGCGCCCAGCCGACCCGTCGCACAGGCGCCCAGCCGACCCGTCGCACAGGCGCCCAGCCGACCCGTCTCACAGGCGCCCAGCCGACCCGTCGCACAGGCGCCCAGCCGACCCGTCGCACAGGCGCCCAGCCGACCCGTCGCACAGGCGCCCAGCCGACCCGTCGCACAGGCGCCCAGCCGACCCGTCGCACAGGCGCCCAGCCGACCCGTCTCACAGGCGCCCAGCCGACCCGTCTCACAGGCGCCCAGCCGACCCGTCTCACAGGCGCCCAGCCGACCCGTCGCACAGGCGCCCTGCCGACCCGTCGCACAGGCGCCCAGCCGACCCGTCGCACAGGCGCCCAGCCGACCCGTCTCACAGGCACCCAGCCGACCCGTCGCACAGGCACCCAGCCGAGCCGAAGAAACGCTGTGAGATTAAAGTGGATCATTGATGAGGTAGCAGCAGTAGAGAAACACATGATGCCGTTCCTGGAAAGAGTAGCCGAGTTCCTGGAAAGAGGGACTGCCTCAAATGCCTCCAGTCAGAACCTGTGGCGCTCAAACGCAGAAACTGGTCAGGCATTAGACTATGTACATAACAGAATCAAAGGGAGACAGAGTACTGCAGGGAATTCAGGGGGCAGCAGCCCTGACCGGGACTCAAACTCAGGTCCAGAAACTGGCAAcccaacaccttag
- the LOC115152768 gene encoding uncharacterized protein LOC115152768 isoform X4, with product MSRLQFLNVFLTERLTAVATEISAVLEQHLVEYQEEISRSNEENKRLQSLLDLVFSPEIKLHREDSQQLSLPVSEEEVPPEQQHCEQERSPSLGQEDLRTSQEEEQPQGLEPDTKDLLIPACVKSDYEQDPSLPPHLDQTLENRERDSQPTNTTEQIKTEPDGEDYRVSEPTRDSQLLSEAQVENIEEHVDGMERPIPPPFSPDSQQPSFSVSKEEVPPEQQERSPRLGLDDSEPTKQEELWMNQEEQQLESDSRVSEPTRDSQLISAVNPECSAAQSENGQVHQSPSTSSEQDSSNVESNKASHFSTWSDENISVTDSNSSDSSSCTKEDSEARKPAKRTYHSSGVLNEPSDLSNLCDENNPGTEISPSDGNKDMNIQTDSGAHNPAKRICQRVHSVAVARRGSGEMASCSRPKEPGSTPDYTHCLHCQGLYIQKSLWKHVRYCPLNPKAEEPKPGQKMRIQSAMAFKLCPQPDYVSTGLWKIVCGMNSGQVSFVVRNDKCILLMGEELYNKLQPDDRRNKYIQQRMREVARLLITARTCTPLMCFEDLVIPSNLPHVITAVRAVAGYNEENKTYDRPTLAVQMGYNLMNIGSAVESCALKSGRHKVAESAGKFKSFKWNEVLLVGALSTLGEPKNKCAQPTPVAQPTPVAQPTRRTRAQPTRRTRAQPTRRTRAQPTRLTRAQPTRLTGAQPTRLTGAQPTRRTGAQPTRRTGAQPTRRTGAQPTRRTGAQPTRLTGAQPTRRTGAQPTRRTGAQPTRRTGAQPTRRTGAQPTRRTGAQPTRLTGAQPTRLTGAQPTRLTGAQPTRRTGALPTRRTGAQPTRRTGAQPTRLTGTQPTRRTGTQPSRRNAVRLKWIIDEVAAVEKHMMPFLERVAEFLERGTASNASSQNLWRSNAETGQALDYVHNRIKGRQSTAGNSGGSSPDRDSNSGPETGNPTP from the exons ATGTCACGATTACAGTTCTTGAATGTGTTTCTTACCGAACGACTAACAGCGGTAGCTACGGAGATATCCGCTGTACTTGAACAACATTTAGTCGAGTACCAGGAAGAAATCTCCCGTTCAAATGAGGAGAACAAACGTCTACAGAGCCTGTTGGATTTGGTTTTCAGCCCCGAAATCAAGTTACACCGCGAAG ACTCCCAGCAGCTCTCACTTCCTGTCTCCGAAGAGGAGGTTCCccctgagcagcagcactgtgagcaggagAGGAGCCCCAGTCTGGGACAGGAGGACCTCAGGACCAGTCAAGAGGAAGAGCAGCCTCAAGGGCTGGAACCTGATACCAAAGACCTCTTGATCCCTGCCTGTGTGAAAAGTGACTATGAACAGGACCCATCTCTGCCCCCACATCTTGACCAAACcttggagaacagagagagagactctcaaCCCACCAACACAACTGAACAGATCAAAACAGAACCTGATGGAGAGGACTACAGAGTATCAGAACCAACCAGGGACTCTCAGCTCCTCTCTGAAGCCCAG GTAGAAAACATAGAAGAACATGTTGATGGGATGGAGAGACCcattccccctcccttctctccagaCTCCCAGcagccctctttctctgtctctaaagAGGAGGTTCCCCCAGAGCAGCAGGAGAGAAGCCCCAGGCTGGGTCTGGATGACTCAGAGCCCACAAAACAAGAGGAACTCTGGATGAATCAGGAGGAACAGCAGCTGGAATCTGACAGCAGAGTATCAGAACCAACCAGGGACTCTCAGCTCATCTCTGCAGTAAATCCAGAATGTTCTGCAGCTCAGAGTGAAAACGGTCAAGTTCATCAGAGTCCCAGCACTTCTTCAGAACAA GATTCTAGCAACGTGGAATCAAATAAAGCATCTCATTTCTCTACCTGGAGTGACGAAAACATCTCAGTTACAGACAGCAACTCTTCAGACAGTAGCTCCTGCACTAAAGAAGACTCTGAGGCACGTAAACCAGCAAAGAGAACATACCATTCTAGTGGCGTGCTGAATGAACCATCTGATTTGTCTAACTTATGTGATGAAAACAACCCGGGGACTGAGATCAGCCCTTCAGACGGCAACAAAGACATGAAcatccaaacagactctggggcTCATAATCCAGCTAAGAGGATATGTCAGAGGGTGCATAGTGTTGCGGTAGCAAGACGTGGGAGTGGAGAGATGGCCTCCTGTTCCCGTCCCAAAGAGCCAGGATCCACTCCAGATTACACCCACTGCTTGCACTGTCAAGGTCTGTACATTCAAAAGTCACTATGGAAGCATGTCAGATACTGCCCTCTGAACCCCAAAGCTGAAGAACCAAAACCTGGACAAAAGATGAGGATTCAGTCAGCCATGGCGTTTAAGTTGTGTCCTCAACCCGATTACGTCAGCACAGGTCTTTGGAAGATAGTTTGTGGTATGAACTCCGGCCAAGTTTCATTTGTGGTAAGAAATGACAAATGTATCCTCCTCATGGGAGAAGAGCTGTACAACAAACTACAGCCAGATGACAGAAGAAATAAATACATTCAACAAAGAATGAGAGAGGTGGCAAGACTCCTCATCACGGCCAGGACGTGTACACCTCTGATGTGCTTTGAGGACTTGGTCATACCTAGTAATTTACCTCACGTCATCACGGCAGTGAGAGCTGTTGCTGGCTACAACGAGGAGAACAAAACGTACGACCGTCCGACGCTGGCTGTTCAAATGGGATACAACTTAATGAACATTGGCAGCGCTGTGGAATCCTGTGCACTGAAGTCAGGACGACACAAAGTCGCGGAGTCTGCTGGCAAATTCAAAAGTTTCAAGTGGAATGAGGTTCTTTTGGTTGGAGCACTGTCCACTCTCGGTGAACCCAAAAATAAAT GCGCCCAGCCGACCCCTGTCGCCCAGCCGACCCCTGTCGCCCAACCGACCCGTCGCACACGCGCCCAGCCGACCCGTCGCACACGCGCCCAGCCGACCCGTCGCACACGCGCCCAGCCGACCCGTCTCACACGCGCCCAGCCGACCCGTCTCACAGGCGCCCAGCCGACCCGTCTCACAGGCGCCCAGCCGACCCGTCGCACAGGCGCCCAGCCGACCCGTCGCACAGGCGCCCAGCCGACCCGTCGCACAGGCGCCCAGCCGACCCGTCGCACAGGCGCCCAGCCGACCCGTCTCACAGGCGCCCAGCCGACCCGTCGCACAGGCGCCCAGCCGACCCGTCGCACAGGCGCCCAGCCGACCCGTCGCACAGGCGCCCAGCCGACCCGTCGCACAGGCGCCCAGCCGACCCGTCGCACAGGCGCCCAGCCGACCCGTCTCACAGGCGCCCAGCCGACCCGTCTCACAGGCGCCCAGCCGACCCGTCTCACAGGCGCCCAGCCGACCCGTCGCACAGGCGCCCTGCCGACCCGTCGCACAGGCGCCCAGCCGACCCGTCGCACAGGCGCCCAGCCGACCCGTCTCACAGGCACCCAGCCGACCCGTCGCACAGGCACCCAGCCGAGCCGAAGAAACGCTGTGAGATTAAAGTGGATCATTGATGAGGTAGCAGCAGTAGAGAAACACATGATGCCGTTCCTGGAAAGAGTAGCCGAGTTCCTGGAAAGAGGGACTGCCTCAAATGCCTCCAGTCAGAACCTGTGGCGCTCAAACGCAGAAACTGGTCAGGCATTAGACTATGTACATAACAGAATCAAAGGGAGACAGAGTACTGCAGGGAATTCAGGGGGCAGCAGCCCTGACCGGGACTCAAACTCAGGTCCAGAAACTGGCAAcccaacaccttag